DNA from Geobacillus vulcani PSS1:
AAACATTACCCTTTCACGTTTAAGTAAAATCTCGAGTCATTTGGTCGTTGATGAAAATCAAGAAATTGTTGAGTCGGAGCGATTTCGTGACCAATTCAAAATTAAAACGCCAAGCGTATTTCAAAAAGTAGAAGCCCTTAGTGGGGGAAATCAGCAAAAAGTGGTGCTGAGCAAGTGGATTTTCGCTGAGCCCGATATTTTGATTCTTGACGAACCGACACGGGGAATTGACGTCGGCGCGAAATATGAAATTTACACAATCATTCAGCAGCTAGCCGATGCAGGGAAAGGCATTTTAATGATCTCGTCCGAGCTTCCGGAAATTCTTGGCATGTGCGATCGAATTTATGTGATGAGTGAAGGGAGAATCACTGGCGAGGTGCCACGGGAAGAAGCGACCCAAGAAAAACTGATGAGGCTCATGACGAAAACAGCGATTCAGGAGGGAGCATAAAATGGAAGCACCAATGCGGAAAGCAGTGCATCATTCCTCGGGGCAATCTGTAGAAAATCAACGGTTATCGTTCGGTCAGTTGATCAAAAATAATATGAGAAGTTCCAGCATGGTGATCGCTCTCATTTTGATTATGTTATTGTTCCAAGTGTTAACTGGGGGCATTTTGTTGCGGCCATTGAATATTACGAACTTAATTTTGCAAAACAGTTATATTTTGGTGCTGGCTGTCGGCATGATGCTTGTCATTATCACTGGACATATTGACTTGTCTGTCGGATCGGTCGCGGCTTTTGTCGGGGCATTGGCCGGCATTCTGATGGTTCAGCACCAGACATCAGTGTGGTTGACAATGCTCATTTGTTTATTACTCGGGGCCTTGATTGGTGCGTGGCAAGGTTTTTGGGTGGCGTACGTAAAAATCCCATCGTTCATTGTTACATTGGCAGGGATGTTGCTGTTTCGGGGGTTGACAATGGTTATTTTGGAAGGACAGTCGATCGCTCCGTTTCCGAAAACATTTCAAAACATGAGCTCTGGATTTCTCCCAGACGTATTTCATGGCGGAGCGATTCATCTGTTCACGATCGTGATCGGTGTTGCTGCTTCCCTCTTGTTTATTGCACTGGAATGGAGAAAACGAAACAACCAGAAGAAATATGGGTTTGCCGTCGTTCCTGCGCCGATGTTTGCGTTGAAACTCGCTGCGATCGCCGCTGTGATCATGATTTTCACTTATATTTTAGCCACGTACGAAGGAATCCCGACGATTTTGGTGATTTTGGCCGCGTTGATTATCATTTATTCCTTTGTGGCGAATCGGACGGTCGTCGGCCGCCATATTTATGCGATTGGTGGTAATGAGAAGGCTGCGCAATTGTCCGGCATTAAAACGAAACGCGTCACATTTTGGGTGTTTGTTAACATGGGTGTGCTGGCTGCCTTGTCCGGGCTGATT
Protein-coding regions in this window:
- the mmsB gene encoding multiple monosaccharide ABC transporter permease; this translates as MEAPMRKAVHHSSGQSVENQRLSFGQLIKNNMRSSSMVIALILIMLLFQVLTGGILLRPLNITNLILQNSYILVLAVGMMLVIITGHIDLSVGSVAAFVGALAGILMVQHQTSVWLTMLICLLLGALIGAWQGFWVAYVKIPSFIVTLAGMLLFRGLTMVILEGQSIAPFPKTFQNMSSGFLPDVFHGGAIHLFTIVIGVAASLLFIALEWRKRNNQKKYGFAVVPAPMFALKLAAIAAVIMIFTYILATYEGIPTILVILAALIIIYSFVANRTVVGRHIYAIGGNEKAAQLSGIKTKRVTFWVFVNMGVLAALSGLIFAARLNAATPKAGNLFELDAIAACFIGGASAYGGVGTIGGAIIGGLVMGVMNNGMSLLGLGIDWQQAIKGLVLLIAVAFDIYNKNKAA